In Camelina sativa cultivar DH55 chromosome 16, Cs, whole genome shotgun sequence, a single window of DNA contains:
- the LOC104751313 gene encoding uncharacterized protein LOC104751313, translating into MPATEYQRSFGRSLLNLRRDSAVSSVDSAASSKVTGELTGMEAELDSFQRKVAERFINLNASGCEDLLSLEWVGKLLDSFLSCQEEFRVILINHRSLITKPPMDRLIADYFERSVKALDVCNAIRDGVEQIRQWQKLIEIVICAFNNTGGGSGTSQRPLGEGQFRRARKTLIELAIGMLDEKDSSSSSVSSQHRNRSFGRNKEHLHHKTIGHFRSLSWSVSRSWSASKQLQAIGNNLATPRASDITATNGLVVPVYTMTSILLFVMWALVAAIPCQDRGLQVHFNVPRNYPWGGSLMSLHDRIIEESKKRERKNTCGLLKEIHQFERSSRLMNDLVDSVQFPLSDEKEMEVRERVEELGKLQEALKNGLDPFEKKVREVFHRIVRSRTEGLDSVGKHHGSE; encoded by the coding sequence atgCCAGCGACGGAATACCAAAGATCATTCGGGAGGTCATTACTGAATCTACGGCGAGACTCGGCTGTGAGCTCTGTTGACTCGGCGGCGTCAAGTAAAGTAACAGGCGAGTTGACTGGGATGGAGGCGGAGTTGGATTCTTTCCAGAGAAAAGTCGCTGAGAGGTTTATCAATCTCAATGCCTCTGGTTGTGAAGATCTCTTGTCTCTCGAATGGGTTGGCAAGCTTCTTGATTCGTTTCTCTCTTGTCAAGAAGAGTTTCGTGTCATCCTCATCAACCACCGCTCTTTGATCACTAAACCACCCATGGATCGATTGATCGCTGATTACTTCGAGAGAAGCGTGAAGGCTCTCGATGTATGTAACGCGATCCGTGACGGTGTTGAACAGATCCGCCAATGGCAGAAGCTGATCGAGATCGTAATCTGCGCTTTTAACAACACCGGTGGTGGAAGTGGAACCAGCCAGAGACCTCTCGGTGAAGGTCAGTTTCGTCGTGCGAGGAAGACTTTGATTGAGTTAGCTATCGGTATGCTTGATGAGAAAGATTCGTCTTCGAGCTCTGTTTCGTCTCAGCATCGTAACCGTTCGTTTGGGAGGAACAAGGAACATCTTCACCACAAAACAATCGGGCATTTCAGATCGCTTTCTTGGAGTGTTTCGAGATCATGGTCAGCTTCAAAGCAATTGCAAGCTATTGGGAACAATCTAGCTACTCCTCGAGCTAGTGACATTACCGCAACTAATGGTCTCGTTGTTCCTGTTTATACAATGACTTCGATATTGCTGTTTGTGATGTGGGCGCTTGTGGCGGCGATTCCTTGTCAAGACAGAGGCTTGCAAGTGCATTTCAATGTTCCTAGGAACTACCCGTGGGGAGGGTCTTTGATGTCGTTGCACGATAGGATCATTGAGGaatcgaagaagagagagaggaagaacaCTTGTGGGTTGTTGAAAGAGATACATCAGTTTGAGAGGAGCTCAAGGTTGATGAATGATTTGGTTGATTCTGTTCAGTTTCCTTTGTCTGATGAGAAAGAGATGGAAGTGAGAGAGAGGGTTGAGGAATTGGGGAAGCTTCAAGAAGCTTTGAAGAATGGTTTGGATCCGTTTGAAAAGAAAGTGAGGGAAGTGTTTCATCGGATTGTAAGGAGCAGAACAGAAGGTCTTGATTCTGTCGGAAAGCATCACGGTTCTGAAtga